The following are encoded together in the Robertmurraya sp. FSL R5-0851 genome:
- a CDS encoding amino acid permease: MGKHHDSEKLQRGLDNRHIQLIALGGAIGVGLFYGSSATIQMAGPSILLSYIIGGIVIFTIMRALGEMAVDEPISGSFSSYAHRYLGPFAGYLSGWTYWFMWVVVGMAEITVIGVYVNYWFPDIPQWVTALATLIVVTLINLMNVKAFGEFEFWLALIKVVAIIGMILVGLGIILFGFGNGGQPMGLDNLWAHGGFMPNGIEGILFSLVLVMFSFGGVELVGITAGEAKDPHKSIPSAINNVVWRILIFYIGALGIMMILYPWNEVGSNGSPFVLIFDKIGIPGAAHIINFVVLTAALSAFNSGMFSTGRMLYNLSLQNNGPKYFGQLNKHQTPRRGILFSASFLLVAVFLNYIIPEKVFMFISSVATVAVITSWTIILLTQIKFRQSKTKDEVGKLAFKMPLHPLSNYVALLFLAFVIVLMAFMDGMREALYVAPVWFLILYVGYRMKTRK; encoded by the coding sequence GTGGGGAAGCATCACGACAGTGAGAAGTTACAGCGCGGTTTAGACAACAGGCACATCCAGTTGATCGCGCTAGGAGGGGCCATAGGTGTTGGCTTATTTTATGGATCAAGTGCAACGATTCAAATGGCTGGTCCTTCGATTCTTCTCTCTTATATAATCGGAGGGATCGTTATCTTTACGATCATGAGAGCTTTAGGAGAAATGGCGGTAGATGAGCCGATTTCTGGTAGCTTTAGCTCGTACGCTCATCGTTACTTAGGACCGTTTGCCGGATACTTATCAGGCTGGACGTACTGGTTTATGTGGGTAGTTGTCGGAATGGCCGAAATCACGGTTATCGGTGTTTATGTGAATTACTGGTTTCCAGATATCCCTCAGTGGGTGACGGCACTTGCTACGTTAATAGTCGTTACATTGATTAATTTGATGAATGTAAAAGCTTTTGGAGAGTTCGAATTTTGGTTAGCACTAATTAAAGTTGTCGCGATTATCGGAATGATATTAGTTGGCTTAGGCATTATTTTGTTTGGGTTTGGGAATGGTGGACAACCTATGGGACTAGACAATCTTTGGGCTCATGGTGGCTTTATGCCAAATGGAATAGAGGGAATTTTATTTTCATTGGTTTTGGTCATGTTCTCGTTTGGCGGTGTAGAACTAGTAGGTATCACAGCTGGGGAAGCGAAGGATCCACACAAATCGATTCCATCTGCGATTAACAATGTCGTTTGGCGAATTTTGATTTTTTATATTGGTGCTTTAGGAATAATGATGATTTTATACCCTTGGAATGAAGTTGGTTCCAATGGCAGCCCGTTTGTTTTGATTTTTGATAAAATTGGGATTCCTGGCGCTGCACATATTATCAATTTTGTCGTGTTAACGGCTGCTTTGTCCGCATTTAATAGCGGGATGTTCAGCACAGGGAGAATGCTTTACAATTTATCATTACAAAATAATGGCCCTAAATACTTTGGTCAGTTAAACAAGCATCAAACACCAAGACGTGGAATTCTATTCTCGGCTTCGTTTTTACTAGTCGCTGTATTTCTAAATTATATTATTCCAGAAAAAGTATTTATGTTTATTTCGTCTGTTGCAACAGTGGCAGTAATTACAAGCTGGACGATTATTCTACTCACACAAATAAAGTTTAGACAATCAAAGACAAAAGATGAGGTGGGTAAATTAGCATTTAAAATGCCTCTTCATCCACTTTCGAACTATGTGGCTCTATTGTTCTTAGCTTTTGTGATTGTGTTAATGGCGTTCATGGACGGCATGAGAGAAGCCTTATACGTAGCACCTGTATGGTTTCTTATCCTTTACGTTGGCTATCGAATGAAAACAAGAAAATAA
- a CDS encoding HAD-IA family hydrolase, whose amino-acid sequence MYKAIIFDFDGLIVDTESVWYDVTKEVMLDYGCDLKLENFAKYIGTTGGGLYDELNAMSNQPIDRELVRSRTNELYQQRKDQFALREGVLDYLQAAKTHGLKIGLASSSHRKWVVEYLERFEILDYFQVIKTADDVDKVKPDPELYVKALQELGVEANEALCFEDSLNGLTAAVGAGLHCVIVPNPVTQYLDFKGHVHRLTSMSELSFDDLLDHLAKKHHK is encoded by the coding sequence ATGTACAAAGCGATCATTTTTGATTTTGATGGATTAATTGTGGATACCGAGTCTGTTTGGTATGACGTGACTAAGGAGGTCATGTTAGACTACGGCTGTGATTTAAAGCTTGAGAACTTTGCGAAGTACATAGGAACTACAGGTGGTGGTCTGTACGACGAACTGAATGCCATGTCCAATCAACCAATTGATAGAGAGTTAGTGAGATCCAGAACAAATGAACTTTATCAGCAAAGAAAAGATCAATTTGCTCTTCGCGAGGGAGTGTTAGATTATCTTCAAGCTGCGAAAACGCATGGCTTAAAGATTGGTCTCGCTTCAAGCTCTCATAGAAAGTGGGTCGTTGAGTACCTAGAACGATTTGAAATTCTGGATTATTTTCAAGTGATAAAAACCGCCGATGATGTTGATAAGGTTAAACCAGATCCCGAGCTGTATGTAAAGGCTCTTCAAGAGCTAGGTGTCGAGGCAAACGAAGCACTTTGCTTTGAGGATTCCTTAAACGGACTAACCGCAGCAGTCGGAGCCGGACTTCATTGTGTCATCGTTCCTAACCCTGTTACACAATACTTAGACTTTAAAGGCCATGTTCATCGACTAACATCCATGTCTGAACTGTCCTTTGACGATTTACTAGACCATCTCGCGAAAAAGCATCATAAATAA